From the genome of Zalophus californianus isolate mZalCal1 chromosome 5, mZalCal1.pri.v2, whole genome shotgun sequence:
AAGTACTATCAGCAAATAATCTGAGCCAAAACAGCTCACGGTAAACACAAAGAGAATGTGGTAGGACTCCATGTGAATACAGATGATGCTAcatgggaaagaaagagaaaagggagcacAAGGAGGAACGAAAAAGACGTAACATTTTGTGAGCCATCTCAAGCACCGAGAAAACTTCCTTCGACTGTAGGGCAGAGGCTGGGAACAATGAGTGCAGTCCTGTGCGGCCACGTGCACCAGTTAAGAACTGAAGCACTGGCTCCAGGGAACCAGATCATGACAGTCAGAAGAGACACAAGTCTATCAGAACCCAAGGGTTAGGTCAGCAGCCCCCAGCGAGCTAGGACAAGAACTGCCTGCAAGCTGTCTCCAGCTACAGAACCGTACATATACTTAACTCATTTACTAGTAAGTGAAGAGACACAGTTAAGTACACAAAAGCAAACCATTTACCACCTACTAcgtaacttattttttattgaaagtaTCTTGCATTCATGATGGATGCTTTCTAGGTTTTTAACGTTAaaggttaaattattttttacatgcaAGTAGTGTGAAGTTTCCCCCACATGGGATCAATGATTATAAGATGACATAACCACATGGGTTATGCCTTTTTTAATCGAAAAGCTAACAGACTCGCTAGTTATATTTCCCCCAAAACCACAAACTGAGTAGTAACTGAGTCTCTAGCCAACATATTCAAAGCTGAggattaaaaatgcaaaaacaagtCCTTAGATCCAATTAAAGGAGCCCTGCTACATACAGGCTAATCAATACCAGTGGTACTCCTTGACTCCAGGAAGCTGGAAGACATCCTAATAACCCCACTCAAAACATTTACCTCAGGTAGCCTTTTTCCAGTTTCCAACTCATGAATAAAGAGAATATGTTGTTAATTCtatttcagaaaacttttttcaacttgttttatttacaatgccaacttttaaaaggtcattaAACTAAAGTTAACTAGACAATAAACTAGGCAGAAATCGCTTTACAAAGGGAGTTTTGGAAAGCCCAAAATGCCACCTTCTACAGAGAACCCACAGTTCAGGTTTatttagagcaaagaaaaaagaaacttttgatCATACTAGAAGAAACTCAGCCATAAGTTTGGAATCTGTACTCAAACTACACATGCAAGGAGGACAATATTCTGCTTAAACTGATTTGCTGCTGCCATTTGCCTACTGTTTGTCTAATATTAACAATTATAAACAGAGCAGTGCAACTAGTATTTGGAACAATCCTTACAGTGTTACAGTGTCAGGCATAACATTTCACTTCTCTTCACACCACTGGTTCTCTTTGCGTACCTAGAAGAGACAGATAGAAGGAAGTACCTTAAGTAGTCTTTCTTAAGACTACTACCTAATGATTCATTAACAGCCTGTGAAGAGGGTCACAAAGGGACAGACggaaaactagaaaaataccCAGTTATGAGTACACTTCCTTACCCTTCTTCGCCTCCCCAGGTTTTTATTCTGCCCTGCTGAAATGATCAAAAAAGCAGAAGCAATGGGCAATTAAAGCTTCAGTCACCAGAACTGACAGCAAATTCAAATACTTCATTCACATTATTTCAGTTTGTAACTGTGTCAACACTGTgatctattcattcatttcttcccccATTCACTAAGATGCTTTTAAGTATCCTGGCAGAACACCCACAGGTCTTGGTTTTCTGAAGTCAAATAAGTTATGGCTTACATTTAAGGACCCAGGTGCCCAAACCAGTAACTGTGAAGGAGTAAATATCAAAGAGCACCTTTCGTTGAAAACTAATTGTTCTTATGCTTATACAAGAGGGGTAGCAGGTAAGCGTTTAGATTCACAGACCAATCTCTCAACAAGAGTATTTTTTATGACACAGAAAGTACCTATTATCATCCTTCAGAAAGTCAAGTCTCCTTGACAGAGACACATCCCCAGGCATGttttgagttttacttttttttaaaaagcatgtgatCAGGAACAAGCTGTGAGCAACTTACCTGGGCTTCCTCTTCTTCAGTAAAGTCATTTTTGATATTGAAGGTCTTGCGGATCTCCTCAGGAGTTTTCCCCTTGATCATATTGGCAACAGTCTTGCATGTAACATCAAGCAAACCTTTGATGTCTAAGTAGTTCGCAGCCTGGAAAGTGTTGTTTTCATTAAAGTATATGTGATGTTTTAAACTAAATCCAAAGTTAGTGACTGTAAATCCATACTAATTAAGCTTAAAATGCTAATTTCATGAAATTAAAGGGAAAATCAGattctttggtgaaatattttcATACATCCCCTTCGTTACACCTTCTGTAATATGGAGTCCTGCTGCTGCCTTAAGCAAATCACCCCACCTCAAATGCTAAAGAATGGTCACTActtgtgggtgtgtgtatgtgtgctcaCAGGCACACAAGCACCACATGGCAAATCttgacaaaaatatttacagaggCAGAAGCAACAACAGCGTTGcattttactgatcttttcagaAAGTGAGCTTTTAGATTCTTTggttttctctcctgttctctgctatataaatttatattcttaccTTTAACACTTCCTTTCTTTGGGCTTAATTTCATCTTTGACTAGTTTAAGGTAAAAGCTTAGATCACtgatttgagacttttttcttttccaatacaGGTGCTTTGGTGCTACCAACTTCCCTCTGAATACTACTTCAGCTACATCTCATACATTCTCATATGTTGGGTATTTCTATTCAGATCAAAATACTTTCTGGCATAAAATTTCTAAttctcttttccaatttttcttttgatttcttctttgactcatgggtTACTGAGAAGTTACTTAAGTTTTTCCAGATAGCTTTTGCTCACtgacttctaatttaatttcactgTGATCAGAAAACAGTGTGCCTTGAATCCTTTCAAATTTAAGACTTGTTTTTTACCTTGAACATGTCGATCTTAATAGTACACACTTGAAAATGCATTCATTGCATGTCATGAGATTTAATGGTCTATAAATGTCTATCAGAACAAGTTTGTCAATAGTGTTATTTGAATCTTCTACATTCTTACTCATTCCACTTGTTTTATCAATTAAGGGGAGACAGCAGACAGTGGATTTGTCTATTCATCCTTTGAGTTCTATTggtttttgtttcactttttggaAATCCTTTAGATAGATAAACATTTAGGACTGTCATGTCCTCTTAATATTGAACTGAAGCCTTTATTATTATGCAATGACCCTCTTTAATCCTGGtgatattctttgctctgaaatctactttaaGATAGTCactgcagttttcttttgattactgttaGCATAATTTAATCTTTAATCATAATTTAATCAAGTGTGTCTTTAAAGTGGGTGTTTTGGAGACACCATAGCTGAACCGTTTTTTCTTAATCCGATGTGACAATCTGTACCCTTTAATTGTTTTGTTTAGACCATTTGCATTTAACGTGATTGTTAATATGTGAATTTAAATATACCACTGCACTTGAGTTGAGAGAGAATTAAAATTCAGTAACAATGAATTTAACAAACTCTCTTACAAGTGCTAAAGGCTCTGAACTAGAGATATCTTAAAGAATGTATTAAGAAACATACCAAAATAAGTTCAAAAAGTGTTCCTTGGTCAACTTTCAGGAATTCTTGGTCCCAAACAGGGATATCATCTGTCCGCTTTTCTTTGTTCTCATCATCCTCGGGAGGTGGGGGGTCATCCTTGTGGTGGGTGCACCACTGAATGACCTGTAACAAAGAAAGTTCATTCCTTTGTGGCATTACGTCACAAGATACTCATTCTACTACTGGTGCAAGGTTATTCCTAACAATGGGCTAAGAACTAGCTAGAAGCTGACTTGAGTAAGCAAATTACTGGCCGAGtttgaaaagcaaaactaaagcTTGAGGAATCTTCACAACCCTAGAGGCTAGAAGATCTTAGAGAATAGCAAACCTTGCAGACAGATTACTATTTTGACCACATTAAAAAGCTCCTcgcaaaaaaatacacaaagtcaGACAGGATAATGAGTGGAAAATACATGCAACATGAACAACAGGTAACTGATTACCCtctagaatataaattttaaaaatcactacaaaggggcgcctgggtggctcagttgttaagcgtctgccttcggctcaggtcatgatcccagggtcctgggatcgagccccgcatcgggctccttgctcagcgggaagcctgcttctccctctcccacttcccctgcttgtgttccctttctcgctgtctctctctgtgtcaaataaataaaaatcttaaaaaaaaaaaaaaatcactacaaaGTGGGGCACCCGGCTGACTCAGGCAATAGAACATGTGATtcaatctcaggattgtgagtttgaacccATTGGGCATatagcttactttaaaaagaaaaaaaatcactacaaaGAAACAGGCTACAGATAAGAACAGGCTATTCACAAAGG
Proteins encoded in this window:
- the SKP1 gene encoding S-phase kinase-associated protein 1, with product MPSIKLQSSDGEIFEVDVEIAKQSVTIKTMLEDLGMDDEGDDDPVPLPNVNAAILKKVIQWCTHHKDDPPPPEDDENKEKRTDDIPVWDQEFLKVDQGTLFELILAANYLDIKGLLDVTCKTVANMIKGKTPEEIRKTFNIKNDFTEEEEAQVRKENQWCEEK